Proteins found in one Methanospirillum hungatei JF-1 genomic segment:
- a CDS encoding PIN domain-containing protein → MDIFIDTSVIIPFLIESPATMEVRGFFENFHGSFHTCSMVYQETLFIGMRLIAVERLKIRSYIDLKEYIIKNGHSFADDFYEKVSLLFGNMTIHRDSADTDHIMQLMVDYGLFPADAVIAATSIEQKITLFASRDKDYSRICYLKLFPFNENFR, encoded by the coding sequence GTGGACATCTTTATAGATACATCTGTAATTATTCCTTTTCTTATTGAATCTCCTGCAACTATGGAGGTAAGAGGTTTCTTTGAAAACTTCCATGGATCATTTCATACGTGCTCGATGGTCTATCAGGAGACCCTATTTATTGGGATGAGACTTATTGCCGTCGAAAGGTTAAAAATCCGTTCATATATTGATTTAAAAGAATACATTATAAAAAATGGGCATTCTTTTGCAGATGATTTTTATGAGAAGGTTTCTCTTCTTTTTGGAAATATGACTATTCACCGGGATTCTGCAGATACGGATCATATTATGCAACTTATGGTTGATTATGGGCTATTTCCCGCTGACGCTGTTATTGCAGCTACAAGTATCGAACAAAAAATTACTTTATTTGCATCCAGAGATAAAGATTATTCCAGGATATGTTATTTGAAACTTTTTCCTTTCAATGAAAATTTCAGATAA
- a CDS encoding HepT-like ribonuclease domain-containing protein, giving the protein MNILKKIREYTKDGYEYFLSDDKTQDAVIRKLQILAETTQRLSDHIKNRNHNIPWQDIACLRNILVHQYTEVNVTRNRKSWQQLF; this is encoded by the coding sequence ATGAATATATTAAAAAAAATTCGTGAATACACAAAGGACGGATATGAATATTTTTTATCCGATGACAAGACTCAGGATGCAGTGATCAGAAAACTACAAATCCTCGCTGAAACAACCCAGAGGCTTTCAGATCACATCAAAAATAGGAATCACAACATCCCATGGCAGGATATTGCTTGTTTAAGAAATATTCTTGTTCATCAGTATACCGAAGTAAATGTAACCAGAAACAGGAAAAGTTGGCAACAACTCTTTTAA
- a CDS encoding nucleotidyltransferase domain-containing protein codes for MLAEGRIASSAKKILNVEEPSRIILFGSYARGDATEDSDIDILVLVNNPENRGRKMVEYRNAIGRVAPGIGVDILVYSEEEALNPVPGTVLYWALREGKVLYESKN; via the coding sequence ATGCTCGCTGAAGGGAGAATCGCATCTTCGGCCAAAAAAATACTAAATGTGGAGGAACCCTCACGAATTATTCTCTTTGGCTCATATGCCAGAGGTGATGCAACCGAAGATTCAGATATTGATATTCTTGTTCTTGTGAATAATCCTGAGAACAGAGGGAGAAAAATGGTTGAGTATCGGAATGCAATAGGAAGGGTCGCTCCAGGTATCGGGGTAGATATTCTTGTATACAGCGAAGAAGAGGCATTAAATCCAGTACCAGGAACTGTGTTATACTGGGCATTACGTGAAGGAAAAGTGTTGTATGAATCAAAAAATTGA
- a CDS encoding type II toxin-antitoxin system HicB family antitoxin, which yields MIKQLTAIIEREGDGYVSLCPELDIASQGDSVEDARNNLREAIELFFETASQFEIQTRLHQEVYVTSLEVAIG from the coding sequence ATGATAAAACAACTTACAGCAATTATTGAACGTGAAGGAGATGGATATGTATCATTATGTCCTGAATTGGATATCGCAAGTCAGGGGGATTCAGTTGAGGATGCCCGTAATAATCTCCGAGAGGCAATTGAATTGTTTTTTGAAACTGCATCCCAATTTGAAATTCAGACCCGATTACACCAGGAAGTATATGTGACTAGTCTGGAGGTTGCAATTGGGTAA
- a CDS encoding antitoxin family protein, with the protein MTVTIDCIYDGEVFRPLEKIDLKKGERLTLHIERHISLDPIVLQTPVTDDIIQSLRRESWTSL; encoded by the coding sequence ATGACTGTGACGATTGATTGCATTTATGATGGAGAAGTATTCCGTCCTCTGGAAAAAATTGATCTGAAAAAAGGTGAACGATTAACTCTTCATATAGAGCGTCATATTTCTTTAGATCCTATTGTACTACAGACTCCGGTTACTGATGATATTATCCAGTCATTGCGGAGAGAGTCGTGGACATCTTTATAG
- a CDS encoding histidine kinase N-terminal 7TM domain-containing protein — MQFSLYAGLLLLSSLISVALAGYASHRPSDKVMRAFLYLMIGVFCWSCTSFFEAISTSIGYKLFWSVVSVIDLVVPVLFLYFVLQFTRNGDRIPKKAVYLLLIIPVISFILSATFPIHGLVWPKIYLVDTILAGFSLFYVHGAWYWVEIIYSLLLYFAAAGVLLHAVIRSAPVYAVQMWLVFVSSLFPVISSLLYAFASPIFFGIDFTPISFTLTGLVLIYAITRHLLFDLIPIAHEQIIMDMQEGVIVIDEQDRIVELNPAAMLLLPVTSGVVGKHVSYLSPLFPDCGDEWSSCSDGRNRLSHIGDRWIEFRVSPVNRKRMPEKGCGRLLLCIDVTDRERSKQELSARNEELEKMNLDLAHEVSERRLAETSLRLANKKLNLLTSITRHDVLNWVTVVNGYARILQESGDEPDTESLDKIVHAGDTIGEIISFTGVYEDMGTEAPKWISVESVFEEPDIARLLAPILFSLEVSGLMVYADLMFSRVFYNLLDNSFRHGDGVTNVRVSGYPAGLEYCLVYEDNGQGIPDDEKEIVFSQGHGKNSGLGLFLIREVLDITGIRIRECGVYGKGVRFEMVIPEGGYRLS, encoded by the coding sequence ATGCAGTTTTCACTCTATGCCGGCCTTCTTCTCCTATCCTCTCTGATATCAGTTGCCCTGGCTGGTTATGCATCTCATCGCCCATCTGACAAGGTCATGCGGGCATTTTTGTATCTTATGATCGGTGTCTTCTGCTGGTCATGCACCTCTTTCTTTGAAGCGATCTCAACCTCGATTGGGTATAAATTATTCTGGTCGGTAGTATCGGTGATCGACCTGGTAGTGCCGGTCCTCTTTCTTTATTTTGTCCTTCAGTTCACCCGGAATGGAGACCGGATTCCAAAGAAGGCCGTATATCTTCTATTGATCATTCCGGTAATCAGTTTCATTCTTTCTGCAACCTTCCCAATTCATGGTCTCGTCTGGCCTAAGATTTACCTTGTCGATACTATTCTGGCCGGGTTCTCTCTCTTTTATGTTCATGGGGCCTGGTACTGGGTGGAGATCATCTATAGTCTCCTGCTGTATTTTGCCGCTGCCGGTGTGCTGCTTCATGCTGTGATACGGTCAGCCCCGGTATATGCCGTTCAGATGTGGCTGGTATTTGTCAGTTCGCTCTTTCCTGTCATCTCAAGTCTGCTCTATGCGTTTGCCTCACCAATATTCTTTGGAATTGATTTTACTCCCATATCATTTACCCTGACCGGCCTGGTCCTCATCTATGCAATTACCCGGCACCTGCTCTTTGATCTGATTCCGATTGCTCATGAGCAGATCATCATGGATATGCAGGAAGGGGTGATTGTGATCGATGAACAGGACCGGATAGTGGAATTGAATCCTGCTGCTATGCTCCTCCTCCCGGTGACTTCCGGTGTTGTGGGAAAGCATGTCTCATATCTCTCACCCCTCTTTCCTGATTGTGGAGATGAATGGTCGTCTTGTTCAGATGGGAGAAACCGGCTGTCCCATATTGGTGACCGGTGGATTGAGTTTCGGGTTTCCCCGGTGAACCGGAAGAGAATGCCTGAAAAAGGGTGTGGACGGCTCCTTCTCTGTATCGATGTTACCGACCGGGAACGATCAAAGCAGGAACTTTCTGCCAGGAATGAAGAACTGGAAAAGATGAACCTTGATCTTGCCCATGAGGTTTCTGAACGCCGGCTTGCGGAAACGAGTCTTCGTCTGGCAAATAAGAAACTGAATCTTCTCACGAGTATCACTAGGCATGATGTCCTGAACTGGGTGACGGTCGTGAATGGCTATGCCCGGATTCTTCAGGAGTCAGGAGATGAGCCGGATACTGAATCGCTTGATAAAATAGTGCATGCCGGAGATACAATCGGGGAGATCATCTCCTTTACCGGGGTGTATGAGGATATGGGGACCGAAGCACCAAAGTGGATATCGGTCGAATCGGTGTTTGAAGAGCCTGATATTGCCCGTCTTCTTGCACCGATTTTATTTTCTCTTGAGGTTTCAGGGCTCATGGTGTATGCTGACCTGATGTTCTCCCGGGTGTTTTACAATCTTCTTGATAATTCCTTCCGACATGGGGATGGGGTGACAAACGTCCGGGTGTCCGGATATCCTGCCGGTCTGGAGTATTGTCTGGTATATGAAGATAATGGGCAGGGAATTCCTGATGATGAGAAGGAGATCGTATTCAGCCAGGGACATGGGAAGAATTCAGGTCTTGGGTTATTTTTGATCCGGGAGGTTCTGGATATTACCGGGATTCGGATCAGGGAATGCGGGGTATATGGGAAGGGTGTCAGGTTTGAGATGGTAATTCCGGAGGGGGGATATCGATTGTCATAA
- a CDS encoding nucleotidyltransferase family protein — protein MVDQPPLNKDLILKTIRELSPEFRTVYKVKRLGLFGSYASGSAHEHSDIDILAEFEPGADIWDLSGLKIKLESIFGVSVDVTTVSALKPEMRDSILANIAYS, from the coding sequence TTGGTTGATCAACCTCCTCTTAACAAGGATCTCATTCTCAAAACGATTCGTGAACTCTCTCCTGAATTCCGGACCGTATATAAAGTAAAACGTCTGGGTTTATTTGGCTCTTATGCATCTGGGTCAGCTCATGAGCACAGTGATATCGACATCCTTGCAGAGTTTGAACCCGGAGCTGATATATGGGATTTATCTGGATTAAAAATAAAACTGGAGTCCATATTTGGGGTTTCTGTTGATGTTACTACAGTATCTGCCCTAAAGCCAGAAATGCGTGATTCGATTCTGGCAAATATTGCATATTCATGA
- a CDS encoding type II toxin-antitoxin system HicB family antitoxin, with product MNDYITAALSTAKFEGIEEKEPYYGEIPSLPGFWSTGDSLKECKKVLLSVVKEWIALWIRFG from the coding sequence GTGAATGATTACATTACGGCTGCATTATCCACAGCAAAATTCGAAGGTATTGAAGAGAAAGAACCATATTATGGTGAAATACCTTCATTACCCGGTTTCTGGTCAACAGGTGATTCACTTAAAGAGTGTAAAAAAGTCCTTCTTTCTGTCGTGAAAGAATGGATTGCCCTTTGGATACGATTTGGATAA
- a CDS encoding type II toxin-antitoxin system HicA family toxin produces MQLGKLRILSGKEVCIILSTHGFCEVHRRGSHIVMQKRLVDSTITVPVPNHDEIRVGTLLSIIRQSDLPRSEFE; encoded by the coding sequence TTGCAATTGGGTAAACTCCGTATTCTCTCCGGAAAAGAAGTTTGTATAATCCTTTCTACACATGGCTTTTGTGAGGTCCATCGGCGGGGAAGCCATATTGTTATGCAAAAAAGACTTGTTGATTCAACAATCACTGTTCCGGTTCCAAATCATGATGAGATAAGGGTGGGTACATTGCTATCCATAATTCGTCAGTCCGATCTCCCAAGAAGTGAATTTGAATAA
- a CDS encoding antitoxin family protein: protein MIIKTIRAHFTASVFEPIDKIDLKDGTDVILSIIINEPEKSEDLWAVLDKYTGIIEGPPDWSSEHDHYIHGTSKKGQLNKE, encoded by the coding sequence ATTATAATAAAGACGATCCGTGCACATTTTACCGCTTCTGTTTTCGAACCTATTGACAAGATTGATCTCAAGGATGGTACTGATGTTATTCTTTCAATAATTATCAACGAACCTGAAAAATCAGAAGATCTCTGGGCAGTATTAGATAAGTATACCGGGATCATAGAGGGCCCTCCTGATTGGTCATCAGAGCATGATCATTATATCCATGGAACTTCTAAAAAAGGACAGCTAAATAAGGAGTAA
- a CDS encoding DUF4114 domain-containing protein, whose amino-acid sequence MNKNVILSVIIIIAAVFMCFTIAYAEVNVTNKGEGKPKALDIYIGEFPYSSSIGGNITSASKEEVPNEFKVIKDDQKFDEPSWFNDTAPEVPITPTPTATEVIPVDLGGVGASVCVMDDTTPVIVDFAYSSAGYKNVFKLSDPKVIDLGWSQGEMPNGRTGTPFGTNWSLGTFPIGTELIFSDTANGKTYFTGPASRNPDKLAHAAITFKNSGTHHRYLVSFEDFWNGGDKDYNDLEFYLSGNLSTGCTQGGDTGSGALIPIYTGTVCKCNSKYKDGNKYTCVAQFTYNSSANNIVIPVHESSLPWNEFTGSGMVEQYRCQPTTFYIDAHNAPFWTNRFWNNIKWKLGHDQSVLVKCEESTPSCESLGYNSDVVCVDCKSNNNKR is encoded by the coding sequence ATGAACAAAAATGTGATTTTAAGTGTTATCATTATAATTGCGGCAGTATTTATGTGCTTTACTATCGCATATGCAGAAGTAAATGTAACAAACAAAGGAGAGGGAAAACCTAAAGCGTTAGATATTTACATTGGTGAATTCCCCTATAGTTCCTCAATTGGAGGAAACATCACTTCTGCCTCTAAAGAAGAGGTACCTAACGAATTTAAAGTAATAAAGGACGACCAAAAATTTGATGAACCAAGCTGGTTTAACGACACTGCTCCAGAGGTTCCAATTACTCCAACACCGACAGCAACTGAGGTCATTCCTGTAGACTTGGGTGGCGTAGGAGCATCTGTTTGTGTTATGGATGACACGACCCCAGTAATTGTTGATTTTGCATACTCATCGGCTGGATATAAAAATGTATTCAAACTATCAGATCCGAAGGTAATTGATTTAGGCTGGTCACAAGGGGAAATGCCAAATGGTCGAACTGGGACACCATTTGGAACTAATTGGAGTCTTGGCACATTCCCTATTGGGACAGAATTAATCTTTTCTGATACAGCAAATGGGAAAACATATTTCACAGGTCCTGCATCAAGAAATCCTGATAAGTTAGCTCATGCAGCGATTACCTTTAAAAACAGTGGCACACATCATCGATACCTTGTGAGTTTTGAAGATTTCTGGAATGGGGGAGATAAAGACTATAATGATTTAGAGTTTTACCTCAGTGGTAATTTATCTACAGGATGTACACAAGGTGGAGATACAGGAAGTGGAGCACTTATTCCCATATATACCGGCACCGTATGTAAGTGTAATTCAAAATATAAAGATGGAAATAAGTATACATGCGTCGCACAATTTACCTATAATAGTTCTGCAAATAATATTGTAATTCCAGTTCATGAATCCAGTCTTCCATGGAACGAATTCACTGGCTCAGGAATGGTTGAGCAATACCGGTGTCAGCCGACAACATTCTATATAGATGCTCATAATGCTCCATTTTGGACAAATAGATTCTGGAATAATATTAAGTGGAAATTAGGGCATGATCAAAGTGTATTGGTGAAATGTGAAGAGTCGACACCATCCTGTGAATCACTTGGATACAATAGTGATGTTGTGTGTGTTGATTGTAAAAGCAATAATAATAAAAGATAA
- a CDS encoding nucleotidyltransferase family protein, with translation MKKDEKIRSLKEILSHRNEIISIAKSHGADNIRIFGSFVRGEQTEDSDLDILADIDASRNLLDQVALIRELEDFLQIKIDIVEPECLHWYIKDKILHEAISL, from the coding sequence ATGAAAAAAGATGAAAAAATCCGATCCTTGAAGGAAATTCTGAGTCACCGGAATGAAATTATTTCAATTGCAAAATCACACGGAGCAGATAATATCCGGATTTTTGGATCATTTGTAAGAGGGGAACAAACAGAGGATAGCGATCTCGATATTCTTGCAGATATTGATGCGAGCAGAAACCTCCTCGACCAGGTGGCACTCATCAGGGAACTGGAAGACTTCCTTCAAATAAAAATTGACATTGTTGAACCGGAGTGTCTTCACTGGTATATTAAAGATAAGATTCTTCATGAGGCAATATCCCTATGA
- a CDS encoding IS1634-like element ISMhu5 family transposase codes for MKDEDVSLEIDSIKTIDHLGIVAGTFHKLGLAPIIDRAIPKIGQHQISSSQILLALILNGLGFTERRLYLFPEYCKHLDLERLIGPDISAKNLNESVIGRLLDKIYAYGPSKLFTDLVTQMFTVYKDGVQLCHVDTTNFSVHGEYGNESGDGCIKITKGHPKDKRWDLNRFALSMVVNQHGIPIFARAHDGNESDKEVLVQTILSLQDSFTFDPDVIFMGDSALYTDKNIKTLGPETRWISNVPATINEMTELLKSDLLFTPTSDPRYSCSSVDSHYGGVPQKWIVVSSEEMKARELKTFEKNLPVRFKAALKGLKQISKVCYACETDANNALLRYLNETPLVKLVDSRIKVSYKRENGKKGRPKAGETLIPQYSIDARVELAQDFVESEKQYLGRFILATNVLSLDSETVLNHYKGQMLVEKGFRFLKDKSFRVAEVYLKSEKRIEALCMVMVLCLMVYSYTEMLLRKRLKEEDETVLNQKKKPTSRPTLKWIFFKFREIKSCIISVNDALHSSIQNLDRELLKILRLLGPEYEKFYC; via the coding sequence ATGAAAGATGAGGATGTTTCATTAGAAATAGACTCCATAAAAACCATTGATCATCTTGGAATAGTTGCAGGCACGTTCCATAAGCTTGGTTTAGCTCCTATAATTGACCGGGCAATCCCTAAAATTGGTCAACATCAAATATCAAGTTCTCAAATTTTATTAGCCCTCATTCTCAACGGACTTGGATTCACAGAGAGACGACTCTATCTTTTTCCCGAATACTGCAAGCATCTTGATTTGGAACGTCTCATAGGTCCGGATATTTCTGCAAAAAATCTAAATGAATCAGTCATTGGTCGCCTTTTGGATAAGATATATGCATATGGCCCCAGCAAGCTCTTTACTGATCTTGTCACCCAGATGTTTACTGTTTACAAAGATGGAGTACAGCTTTGTCATGTTGATACAACCAATTTCAGTGTTCATGGTGAATATGGAAATGAATCCGGAGATGGATGTATCAAAATTACAAAGGGACATCCAAAAGACAAACGCTGGGATTTAAACAGATTTGCCTTAAGTATGGTGGTTAACCAACACGGGATACCGATTTTTGCTCGTGCACACGATGGCAACGAATCAGATAAGGAAGTTCTTGTGCAAACAATCCTATCATTGCAAGATTCATTCACATTTGATCCTGATGTAATCTTCATGGGTGACAGTGCCCTGTATACTGATAAAAACATCAAAACCCTCGGTCCGGAAACAAGGTGGATATCAAATGTCCCAGCCACAATAAATGAGATGACAGAGTTACTCAAATCTGATCTTCTCTTCACTCCTACCTCAGATCCACGGTATTCTTGCAGTAGCGTTGACTCACATTATGGTGGTGTTCCTCAAAAATGGATTGTTGTCTCATCTGAAGAGATGAAAGCTCGAGAATTGAAGACGTTTGAGAAAAACCTCCCTGTGAGGTTCAAAGCCGCATTAAAAGGGTTAAAACAGATTTCTAAAGTATGCTATGCATGTGAAACAGATGCCAATAACGCTCTCTTACGCTATCTTAATGAAACACCTTTAGTAAAATTGGTGGATTCAAGGATCAAGGTCAGTTATAAACGGGAAAATGGTAAGAAGGGGCGCCCAAAAGCAGGAGAAACGTTAATCCCACAATATTCGATCGATGCAAGGGTTGAACTTGCTCAGGATTTCGTTGAAAGTGAAAAACAGTATCTGGGCAGATTTATTCTTGCAACGAATGTTTTGAGTTTGGATTCTGAAACGGTTCTGAATCACTATAAAGGACAGATGCTTGTCGAAAAAGGTTTCCGGTTTTTAAAGGACAAATCATTCCGGGTTGCTGAAGTTTATCTGAAAAGTGAAAAAAGGATCGAGGCTTTATGTATGGTTATGGTTCTCTGCCTCATGGTTTACTCATATACTGAAATGCTGCTGCGAAAAAGGCTGAAAGAAGAAGATGAAACGGTGTTGAATCAGAAGAAGAAACCTACCTCTCGTCCAACGCTCAAATGGATTTTTTTTAAATTCAGAGAGATTAAGTCATGTATTATTTCTGTCAATGATGCACTCCATTCATCTATCCAGAATTTGGATCGAGAACTATTGAAGATATTGCGATTGCTTGGGCCGGAGTACGAAAAATTCTATTGTTGA
- a CDS encoding tetratricopeptide repeat protein, with protein MAPTHTYRMVSFFGDRDNLYAVGDGFDLIGGKLSDITIADIYEEITNLEKEHPDDYRILLTRELLLTLLGDHEEAIHLLKEIDDLKKSPFSQFRIARHLGALGKHEEMNNLLARLITKQDTPGDQLIAFLAAGTLDKKSEAVYLWNKIIQTEDLVDLIIDDDVLEYPDDFSCLLSLPIGFSVIGLEILQKYNIRENYEVEIYAFVYFIKIILDSITDHIYQTLTDEGPYEALPGFIVAEAIADEGYSLASKFFSFTPIHNTAIDLHIHTNLNEIKKYTSEYSIGKKLIESLHTDAIHDPQFLSHLREETGGNECQIFEMLLHLRNTGLSDLIMPLIEEMEKSYPNIRMETREQSRMMNALWDYTMEGRYSRNNPEDNLQDTLKQLWEKGDNTETFEFLSGHIRAGRLLSESSWAFFLAGKLGRIDELTDLLPMYKEKKMNEIVYLLEGYQHLMHKDLKPGLNLIERSVQAGLYEPIAMVLLARFLNKAGYPKRTIGICEKLLKKSFLKATEVYPILVEAYRMQGKEKEAAAVEERYKDCL; from the coding sequence ATGGCACCAACACATACATACCGTATGGTTTCTTTCTTTGGTGATAGAGACAATTTGTATGCTGTTGGTGACGGGTTCGACCTCATCGGCGGCAAACTTTCAGACATTACAATAGCGGATATCTATGAAGAGATCACGAACCTGGAAAAGGAGCACCCGGATGATTATCGTATCCTGCTGACACGTGAATTATTACTCACCCTCCTGGGAGACCATGAAGAGGCAATACACCTCCTGAAGGAAATAGATGACCTGAAAAAAAGCCCGTTCTCTCAATTCAGGATAGCCAGGCATCTTGGAGCACTCGGAAAACATGAGGAGATGAACAATCTCCTCGCTAGGCTCATCACAAAACAGGATACTCCAGGCGATCAGTTGATTGCGTTCCTCGCTGCGGGAACACTTGATAAGAAAAGCGAAGCAGTATACCTGTGGAATAAAATAATTCAAACCGAAGACCTTGTTGATCTCATCATTGATGACGATGTCCTGGAATACCCGGATGATTTTTCATGCCTCCTTTCTTTGCCCATTGGCTTCTCTGTAATCGGACTTGAGATCCTTCAAAAATATAATATCCGGGAGAATTATGAGGTAGAGATCTATGCATTTGTGTATTTCATCAAAATAATACTGGACTCCATAACCGATCATATCTATCAGACACTGACCGATGAAGGACCATATGAAGCGTTGCCAGGGTTTATTGTAGCCGAAGCAATTGCTGATGAAGGATATTCCCTTGCATCAAAATTTTTCTCCTTCACTCCGATTCATAATACTGCAATAGATTTACACATACATACCAATCTCAATGAAATAAAAAAATACACGTCAGAATATTCCATCGGAAAGAAACTCATAGAATCACTCCATACCGATGCCATACATGACCCGCAATTTCTCTCTCATTTACGGGAAGAGACCGGAGGAAATGAGTGTCAGATATTTGAAATGCTGCTCCATCTCAGGAATACAGGACTTTCAGATCTCATAATGCCCCTGATTGAGGAGATGGAAAAAAGTTATCCAAATATTCGGATGGAAACCCGTGAACAGTCCCGGATGATGAATGCATTATGGGATTATACCATGGAAGGGAGATACTCAAGAAATAATCCGGAAGATAATCTTCAGGATACACTCAAACAATTGTGGGAAAAAGGAGATAATACAGAAACGTTTGAGTTCCTGTCCGGGCATATACGAGCAGGCAGACTTCTCTCTGAATCCTCCTGGGCATTTTTTCTGGCAGGAAAACTCGGAAGAATTGATGAGCTGACAGATTTACTTCCCATGTATAAAGAGAAGAAGATGAACGAAATTGTATATCTCCTGGAAGGATATCAGCATCTCATGCACAAGGACCTCAAACCGGGTCTGAACCTGATTGAGAGATCAGTTCAGGCAGGGCTGTATGAACCAATTGCCATGGTACTTCTTGCACGATTCCTGAACAAAGCAGGATATCCAAAACGGACGATCGGAATCTGTGAAAAACTGCTGAAAAAATCATTTCTGAAAGCTACTGAAGTGTATCCTATCCTGGTTGAAGCATATCGGATGCAGGGGAAAGAAAAGGAAGCAGCAGCAGTTGAAGAGAGATATAAAGACTGCTTGTGA